In the genome of Rhizobium rhizogenes, one region contains:
- a CDS encoding peptidoglycan-binding domain-containing protein, which translates to MAPRKRKSPKKTTAQIGAGFVSLVVAAIGREILRHPKLVGGCGAFAVVFGFVAANALWYQPGVHPSPFLRTRDAENPNGIAGYRPAEPLGTQGNVTTFRIERPAETETAQPPAAETAALPAAESQKPQQIVADIQAELKKRGLYEGEADGRMGPKTAAAIMFFEETLGMEQTGEPTTRVLAALRIDGATVAAIPRDRPSDTSGGVEIDPVAAAIRKAEAPRPKAEPVSLNSAATTAKPASRDLIAKIQQGLINIAYADVKVDGVAGQQTRNAIRAFEKHYRLPETGEPSEAVLKKLKSIGAI; encoded by the coding sequence ATGGCCCCGCGAAAGCGAAAATCGCCTAAGAAAACAACGGCCCAGATTGGCGCCGGGTTTGTTTCCTTGGTGGTTGCGGCCATCGGGCGCGAAATCCTGCGCCATCCGAAACTGGTCGGCGGCTGCGGCGCCTTCGCGGTTGTCTTCGGGTTTGTCGCCGCCAATGCGCTCTGGTACCAGCCGGGCGTTCATCCGTCTCCTTTCCTGCGCACGCGTGATGCGGAAAACCCGAACGGTATTGCCGGTTATCGCCCGGCCGAACCGCTCGGCACCCAGGGCAATGTCACCACCTTCCGCATAGAGCGACCGGCAGAGACGGAAACGGCACAGCCACCGGCGGCCGAGACCGCGGCGCTGCCGGCCGCCGAAAGCCAGAAACCGCAGCAGATCGTTGCCGATATTCAGGCCGAACTGAAGAAGCGCGGGCTCTACGAGGGCGAGGCGGATGGGCGCATGGGGCCGAAGACGGCCGCCGCCATCATGTTCTTCGAAGAGACGCTCGGCATGGAGCAGACCGGCGAGCCGACGACCCGGGTGCTGGCGGCCCTCAGGATCGACGGCGCCACCGTTGCCGCGATCCCCAGGGACCGGCCTTCCGACACCAGCGGCGGCGTCGAGATCGACCCGGTCGCGGCTGCCATCCGCAAGGCGGAAGCACCGCGTCCCAAGGCCGAACCCGTTTCACTCAACAGCGCGGCCACCACCGCCAAGCCCGCAAGCCGGGATCTGATCGCCAAGATCCAGCAGGGGCTGATCAATATCGCCTATGCCGATGTGAAGGTGGACGGTGTGGCCGGCCAGCAGACCCGCAACGCCATCCGCGCTTTCGAAAAACACTACCG